In a single window of the Coffea eugenioides isolate CCC68of chromosome 3, Ceug_1.0, whole genome shotgun sequence genome:
- the LOC113764535 gene encoding dammarenediol 12-hydroxylase-like: MKYSWSVASEVLRISTPGFGGFREAITDFTYEGFTVPKGSKIFWTFDATHKNPKYFPDPEKFEPSRFQGNGPAPYAFVPFGGGPRMCPGNEYARVVILVFMHNVVTKFRWEKLIPGENMIYYPAPRPARGLPVILHPNKP, from the exons ATGAAGTACTCTTGGAGTGTTGCTAGTGAAGTCTTGAGGATATCGACGCCAGGGTTTGGCGGGTTTAGAGAGGCTATCACTGATTTCACCTATGAAGGGTTCACAGTACCAAAAGGCTCCAAG ATTTTCTGGACTTTTGACGCCACacacaagaatccaaaatactTTCCTGATCCTGAGAAGTTTGAGCCATCAAGGTTTCAAGGAAACGGTCCAGCACCTTATGCATTTGTGCCATTCGGGGGAGGACCACGCATGTGTCCTGGAAATGAGTATGCTCGGGTGGTGATACTTGTTTTCATGCACAATGTGGTGACAAAGTTTAGATGGGAGAAATTGATTCCGGGCGAGAATATGATATATTATCCTGCTCCCAGGCCAGCTCGAGGGCTTCCAGTCATTCTACATCCTAACAAGCCTTGA